A region of Flocculibacter collagenilyticus DNA encodes the following proteins:
- a CDS encoding TonB-dependent receptor plug domain-containing protein — translation MPKNSLGKLKTNLVWSAVVSTLSLTSASALAQENTNNNEETVEKIEVTGSRILREGAIAPSPVTVISGEDLLKTGAISIGEALNDLPALANTFSLANAGNSIGTAGLNLLDLRGMGTDRTLVLVDGKRHVSSSPGTGSVDTNTIPTAWVERVEIITGGASAVYGADAVTGVVNFVLKKDIEGLTFNATKSYAEEGPYDNDKVTISFGQNFDNDRGNFGLSVSHYRQDGMNAADREQTRTPTASGLSNPADGDTDGIHDGIPDRLWLKDAAWYDDSTAGNFYTYDANGAHWYIFNPDGSVRQQQLGTTYNWGRCSGECDMLDLNKYTELQPTFKTLNINAKANYDITDEINLYGEAKFVRTKADSIGQPSFFEYGSGFTIQRDNAFIHESLATLMDNEGLDSINLHRFMEDVGRRAEVNVRETKRFVVGVDGSIGDDWNFDIYGVHGETTREQTNRANVITERLRQSVDAVVLDDGSIGCRSEAARADGCIPTTLFGANNVDQLAADWFSTTSISNSKVQQTVFAANFNNSALFDVPAGPVGFATGVEYRKEKSDDIPDPFAATGATFFTALQEEHGEFDVKEAFAEMSVPVISDVFLIQDLTFDAALRFADYSTIGSATSWKVGADWAVNDQLRFRATASEAIRAPNISELFGPLQQSFGQVNDPCQEGRPQDPVTIANCAALGIPTDFQALATVASIELEVGGNPDLKEEESTSFTFGLVYQPEFIENFVVTVDYWSIEIEDAIDQVDEQDILDKCVQSVGGIDNQFCALVTRDADHEIRLVRTITQNVAKQKAQGIDFEVGYDFDTLGGAWSTQFIATYLKTRKEFPFQIEPTQFIENAGTTGEAEWQANLLVGYTRDKWSANWRTRYLEDVSRFTPQELELNPDRSNIMGYPSYVISDIRAGYSFENGVTIEFGIDNVFDKDLPNFTTGTGVGTASYDNIGRLYYTSLTYKM, via the coding sequence ATGCCAAAAAACTCATTAGGCAAACTTAAAACCAACTTGGTTTGGAGTGCTGTCGTTTCTACGTTGTCATTAACGTCTGCCTCTGCACTTGCTCAAGAAAATACAAACAATAACGAAGAAACAGTCGAAAAAATTGAGGTCACTGGTTCGCGTATTTTACGTGAAGGAGCAATCGCACCTTCACCAGTAACAGTAATTAGTGGCGAAGACCTGCTAAAAACTGGTGCTATTAGTATCGGTGAAGCGCTTAACGACCTACCTGCACTTGCTAACACTTTTTCTTTAGCGAATGCTGGTAACTCCATTGGTACTGCAGGCCTTAACTTATTAGATCTACGTGGTATGGGTACAGACCGTACATTAGTACTTGTTGATGGCAAACGCCATGTATCAAGTAGTCCTGGCACTGGCTCAGTTGACACCAATACCATTCCTACTGCATGGGTAGAACGTGTTGAAATCATTACTGGTGGTGCTTCTGCGGTATATGGTGCAGATGCTGTAACTGGTGTTGTTAACTTTGTTTTGAAAAAGGACATCGAAGGCTTAACCTTTAATGCTACTAAAAGTTATGCTGAAGAAGGCCCTTATGACAATGACAAAGTAACAATATCATTCGGTCAAAACTTTGATAATGACCGTGGTAATTTTGGTTTATCTGTGTCTCATTATCGTCAAGACGGCATGAATGCAGCAGATCGAGAGCAAACACGCACTCCAACTGCAAGTGGTCTTTCGAATCCAGCTGATGGCGATACTGATGGCATCCATGATGGCATTCCAGACAGACTATGGCTAAAAGATGCAGCTTGGTATGATGATTCAACAGCTGGTAACTTTTACACTTATGACGCAAATGGAGCGCACTGGTATATTTTCAATCCAGATGGCAGTGTTCGCCAGCAACAACTAGGTACTACATACAATTGGGGCCGATGCTCTGGTGAATGTGACATGCTCGACTTAAATAAATACACCGAGCTACAGCCTACTTTTAAAACGTTAAACATCAATGCAAAAGCAAATTACGATATCACTGACGAAATTAACCTTTATGGTGAAGCTAAGTTTGTAAGAACTAAAGCTGACTCAATTGGCCAACCGTCATTCTTCGAATACGGCAGCGGCTTTACAATTCAGCGTGATAACGCATTTATCCATGAGTCTTTAGCTACGTTAATGGATAATGAAGGATTAGATAGCATTAATCTTCACCGCTTTATGGAAGATGTTGGTCGTCGTGCAGAAGTAAATGTCCGCGAAACTAAGCGTTTTGTAGTGGGCGTTGATGGTTCTATCGGCGACGATTGGAATTTTGACATCTATGGTGTGCATGGCGAAACAACACGTGAGCAAACTAACCGTGCCAACGTAATTACCGAGCGACTACGTCAATCTGTTGATGCTGTGGTACTTGATGATGGCTCAATAGGCTGTAGAAGTGAAGCTGCGCGTGCAGATGGTTGTATTCCTACTACATTGTTTGGAGCAAATAACGTAGACCAATTAGCCGCAGATTGGTTCAGCACTACTTCTATCAGTAACAGTAAAGTTCAACAAACTGTCTTTGCCGCTAACTTCAATAATAGTGCACTATTTGACGTACCAGCAGGCCCTGTAGGCTTTGCAACAGGTGTTGAATACCGTAAAGAAAAAAGTGATGACATTCCAGATCCTTTCGCTGCAACTGGTGCAACCTTCTTCACAGCCCTTCAGGAAGAGCATGGTGAATTTGATGTAAAAGAAGCATTTGCAGAAATGTCTGTTCCTGTTATTTCTGATGTTTTCTTGATTCAAGATTTAACATTTGACGCAGCACTTCGTTTTGCAGACTATAGCACCATTGGTAGTGCGACTAGCTGGAAAGTTGGTGCTGACTGGGCAGTAAATGATCAATTAAGATTCAGAGCAACCGCTTCAGAAGCAATTCGTGCACCAAATATCAGTGAATTATTTGGTCCATTGCAACAAAGCTTTGGTCAGGTAAATGATCCTTGTCAGGAAGGCCGTCCGCAAGATCCTGTTACTATTGCTAACTGTGCTGCGCTAGGTATTCCTACTGACTTCCAAGCACTAGCAACCGTTGCATCTATTGAACTTGAAGTAGGTGGTAACCCAGACCTTAAAGAAGAAGAGTCAACCAGTTTCACATTTGGTTTAGTTTATCAGCCTGAATTCATTGAAAACTTCGTAGTAACAGTAGATTACTGGAGCATTGAAATTGAAGACGCTATTGACCAAGTTGATGAACAAGATATCTTAGATAAATGTGTTCAATCTGTTGGCGGTATTGATAACCAATTCTGTGCATTAGTTACTCGCGATGCGGATCATGAAATTCGTCTAGTACGTACCATTACGCAAAACGTTGCAAAACAAAAGGCGCAAGGTATCGACTTTGAAGTAGGTTATGATTTTGATACGTTAGGCGGTGCTTGGTCAACGCAGTTTATTGCTACTTACTTAAAAACACGTAAAGAGTTTCCTTTCCAAATTGAACCTACTCAATTTATTGAAAATGCAGGAACAACTGGTGAAGCGGAATGGCAGGCAAACTTATTAGTGGGCTATACACGCGATAAGTGGTCAGCTAACTGGAGAACTCGTTACCTAGAGGACGTAAGTCGTTTTACTCCTCAAGAGTTAGAGCTTAACCCAGATCGAAGCAATATTATGGGTTACCCAAGCTATGTTATTTCAGACATTCGCGCCGGATACTCATTTGAAAACGGTGTAACAATTGAGTTTGGTATTGATAACGTATTCGATAAAGATTTGCCTAACTTTACTACTGGTACGGGTGTGGGTACTGCAAGTTATGACAACATCGGTCGTTTATATTACACAAGCCTTACTTATAAGATGTAA
- a CDS encoding MgtC/SapB family protein, whose translation MKHEFDIDIDVALIWFHFYQLGIAFLLSIPIAINRENKSEGAGLRTFPLVAISCCAFMLVAMDVYSTSEDAEARVMYGIITGIGFIGGGAIIKQSKNVRGTATAAGIWLTGAIGVSVAYARYEIAIVLSLIGFLLFQFADPVKSKYKADNP comes from the coding sequence ATGAAACATGAATTCGATATAGATATTGATGTTGCACTCATTTGGTTCCACTTTTATCAGTTGGGAATCGCATTCTTACTTTCTATACCCATTGCTATCAATCGTGAGAACAAATCTGAGGGTGCAGGGTTACGCACTTTCCCTTTAGTTGCCATTTCATGTTGTGCGTTTATGCTGGTCGCTATGGATGTTTACAGCACCAGTGAAGATGCCGAAGCCAGAGTCATGTACGGTATCATCACAGGAATTGGCTTTATTGGTGGTGGCGCTATTATCAAACAATCTAAAAACGTACGCGGCACCGCAACAGCAGCAGGCATTTGGCTTACTGGCGCAATTGGCGTATCAGTGGCTTACGCACGTTATGAGATAGCAATTGTCCTGTCGCTGATTGGTTTTCTACTCTTTCAGTTTGCAGATCCAGTCAAAAGTAAATATAAAGCAGATAACCCTTAG
- a CDS encoding sterol desaturase family protein, protein MFEQLLTILNSNLYALVGYLSDANQRIYYGYLLSTLVLTIPVYFFYHHVDSSKNHTSKKTAAGFIGFLFPKRIWLAKSAKHDYGLWIINRFIRALIFAPIIVAMVPIAIGFSDWLSSWFGDISPLTKDRSTIIFFFTLLLFIIDDLTRFILHFLLHKVPILWDFHKVHHSATVLTPFTIYRSHPIESYFYACRMAIAQGIAVGIAYYLFGPRISMMDIAGANIFVFLFNLMGANLRHSHVWLSWGNKLENLFISPAQHQIHHSDNPLHFDKNLGSALAIWDKLFGTLVKASTINYKAGERLQFGVGGGDKGHPRLIDLYLLPFKQNFERIRNRLPTQLTRTKMKHE, encoded by the coding sequence ATGTTTGAGCAACTACTTACCATCTTAAACAGTAACTTGTATGCGCTGGTTGGCTACCTTAGTGATGCCAACCAACGCATTTATTATGGCTATTTGCTATCAACACTTGTGCTAACAATCCCCGTATACTTTTTTTACCATCATGTTGATAGCTCCAAGAATCACACCAGTAAAAAAACTGCCGCTGGCTTCATAGGTTTTCTTTTTCCTAAACGGATATGGCTGGCAAAGAGCGCAAAGCATGATTATGGATTATGGATAATCAATCGGTTTATCCGAGCATTGATATTTGCCCCAATTATTGTGGCTATGGTTCCTATCGCCATTGGCTTTTCTGATTGGTTATCGAGTTGGTTTGGCGATATCTCCCCTCTGACAAAAGATCGCAGCACCATTATATTTTTTTTTACTTTACTGCTCTTTATTATTGACGACTTAACCCGCTTTATATTGCATTTCTTGCTGCATAAAGTACCGATCCTATGGGACTTTCACAAAGTGCATCATAGCGCAACGGTACTGACCCCTTTTACCATATATCGTAGCCACCCTATCGAGAGCTATTTTTATGCATGTCGCATGGCAATTGCGCAAGGGATCGCCGTTGGCATCGCATATTATTTATTTGGCCCACGCATAAGTATGATGGATATTGCTGGGGCAAACATTTTTGTATTCTTGTTTAACCTGATGGGCGCAAATTTACGCCACTCACATGTTTGGCTAAGTTGGGGCAATAAACTAGAAAACTTATTCATTAGCCCTGCACAACACCAAATTCATCATAGCGATAACCCGCTACATTTCGATAAGAATTTAGGTTCAGCACTTGCCATTTGGGACAAGCTTTTCGGCACCCTTGTGAAAGCCTCAACTATCAATTATAAGGCTGGCGAACGACTACAATTTGGCGTTGGAGGGGGCGATAAAGGGCATCCGAGGCTGATTGATTTATATCTTCTTCCATTTAAACAAAACTTCGAGCGGATAAGAAATCGTTTACCTACACAGCTTACCAGAACGAAGATGAAACACGAATAA
- a CDS encoding TonB-dependent receptor family protein — MKSSLSRHKLSLITIALSGIFSSPVLANEDIQPSVPTQQAEAKKAKLQENPTGVIEHIQIIGHENKLRTEAGSATLIDEMELETFEYDDIHRVLANVPGVNIRQEDGYGLRPNIGFRGVTPERSKKITIMEDGVLIGPAPYSAPAAYYFPTVSRMTAVEVFKGPSAIKHGPNTVAGALNMNTRSIPADTNGQFEGQFDFAIGSDAYNKIHAYAGTSKNDIGFLVEALHSQADGFKTIDGANNSQFSEDSGFDKNDIMTKLSYQLDNNDLTHYFELKLAYADETSNETYLGLTDQDFDANPFRRYAATQVGLMDWEHQQFQLTHNVSSSTFAVTTRLYRNEFERAWRKVNGFSATTQSTARTLQDILADPTNGINQTYYEILTGQKDSESRAEQFIVGTNDREYYSQGIQSDASYRLAHNSVEQVFEAGIRFHEDRITRNHFEENYAMQSGAMTLASDAATFTSQNYEHSEAISVYLQDTIKWQALEVTAGVRGEFVDSRYQNLKSGQEQDWLEKTTRVWLPSVSAFYQLSDSAGLFAGIHEGYVPTSPKQSPEVLPEKSTNYELGGRYNNGTMKAELVGFFNDFENLKESCSFSTSASCANSARLDQEYNGGEVDVYGLEASFSNTVNLTSSYDLPWSVTYTHTQSEFKEPLDSTFELWGNITPGDEVPYLPDHQVTLMFGLAANNWQANMLVKYVGEMHEAAGDDVSLSGITTNAYTVVDLSASYDFGEYGSIYAKVDNLFDNVEIVSRRPYGARPSKPQQLYLGYKYRF; from the coding sequence ATGAAATCATCATTATCGCGCCACAAGTTGTCATTAATCACGATTGCGCTAAGTGGAATATTTAGTTCGCCGGTGTTAGCAAATGAAGATATACAGCCAAGTGTACCAACCCAACAAGCTGAAGCTAAAAAAGCGAAATTACAGGAAAACCCTACTGGGGTAATTGAACATATTCAAATTATTGGACATGAGAACAAACTTCGTACTGAAGCAGGCTCTGCTACATTAATCGACGAAATGGAACTTGAAACGTTTGAGTATGACGACATCCACCGCGTATTAGCCAATGTGCCTGGCGTGAATATTCGCCAAGAAGACGGCTATGGCTTGCGTCCAAACATCGGATTTCGTGGTGTAACACCTGAACGTAGTAAGAAAATTACCATAATGGAAGATGGCGTATTAATTGGTCCAGCCCCCTACTCTGCTCCTGCGGCTTATTACTTCCCTACGGTTAGCCGCATGACCGCTGTTGAAGTGTTTAAAGGACCGTCAGCCATTAAGCATGGCCCAAATACCGTTGCTGGTGCACTTAACATGAACACTCGCAGTATACCGGCAGATACTAATGGACAATTTGAAGGGCAGTTCGATTTTGCGATTGGCTCTGATGCCTATAACAAAATTCATGCGTATGCAGGCACTAGTAAGAATGACATTGGCTTTCTTGTTGAAGCACTTCACAGTCAAGCTGACGGCTTTAAAACTATCGACGGCGCTAACAACAGCCAATTTAGCGAAGATTCTGGTTTTGATAAAAACGACATCATGACTAAGCTGAGCTACCAATTAGACAATAACGACTTAACCCACTATTTCGAGCTAAAACTCGCCTATGCTGATGAAACCTCTAACGAAACATACTTGGGCTTAACTGATCAAGACTTTGATGCCAACCCGTTTCGTCGGTATGCAGCAACGCAAGTGGGTTTAATGGATTGGGAGCATCAACAATTCCAGTTAACGCATAATGTGTCGTCGTCAACGTTTGCCGTGACTACCCGCCTTTATCGAAATGAGTTTGAGCGCGCATGGCGTAAAGTAAATGGTTTTTCTGCTACTACGCAATCTACCGCTCGTACATTGCAAGATATTTTAGCGGATCCTACTAACGGCATTAATCAAACCTACTATGAAATACTAACTGGCCAAAAAGACAGTGAAAGTAGAGCTGAACAGTTTATCGTTGGCACTAATGACCGCGAATACTATTCACAAGGCATACAGTCAGATGCCAGCTATCGTTTAGCACATAACAGCGTTGAGCAAGTGTTTGAAGCCGGTATACGTTTTCACGAAGATCGTATTACCCGTAATCACTTTGAAGAAAACTATGCGATGCAATCTGGTGCCATGACATTAGCATCTGATGCAGCCACATTTACATCACAAAATTATGAGCACAGCGAAGCCATTTCAGTCTATTTACAAGATACAATCAAATGGCAAGCACTTGAAGTTACCGCAGGTGTACGTGGCGAATTTGTTGATAGTCGTTATCAAAATTTGAAATCAGGCCAAGAACAAGACTGGTTAGAAAAAACGACTCGGGTATGGCTACCAAGCGTATCAGCATTTTATCAGCTGTCAGATAGCGCTGGATTATTTGCAGGCATACATGAAGGCTATGTGCCAACCAGCCCAAAACAGTCTCCTGAAGTGTTACCAGAAAAAAGTACTAATTATGAGCTGGGTGGTCGTTACAATAATGGCACGATGAAAGCTGAGTTAGTTGGCTTTTTCAACGACTTTGAGAATTTAAAAGAAAGCTGTTCATTTTCAACCTCTGCTAGCTGCGCGAATTCAGCTCGGTTAGATCAAGAATATAATGGCGGAGAAGTCGATGTTTACGGTCTTGAAGCATCATTTTCAAACACTGTAAACCTAACTAGCAGCTACGATTTACCTTGGTCTGTGACCTATACTCATACTCAGTCTGAATTTAAAGAGCCGCTAGATTCAACGTTTGAATTATGGGGTAACATCACACCGGGTGACGAGGTACCTTACTTACCAGACCATCAAGTAACACTGATGTTTGGTCTTGCCGCTAATAACTGGCAAGCAAATATGTTAGTGAAATATGTTGGTGAAATGCATGAAGCGGCAGGTGACGATGTATCATTAAGCGGCATCACTACTAACGCTTACACGGTAGTGGATTTATCGGCAAGTTACGACTTTGGTGAATACGGTTCTATTTATGCAAAAGTCGATAACTTATTCGATAACGTTGAAATAGTTAGTCGCCGCCCTTACGGTGCACGTCCTAGCAAACCTCAACAACTTTACCTTGGTTATAAATACCGTTTCTAA
- a CDS encoding imelysin family protein codes for MFNNQIVKSSSIALIALFAISGCGESTSSSEGSQFRTSSNDNTTTFDKKAMITQIVDQVITPTFTDFKALTEAQVSATLAYCDAAKSNTDNIAALKEAAQQSWQNAMNTWQQIEVMQVGPLLTDGSKLRNKIYSWPLVGHCAVDQDVAHFENGEINGVPYDITRRTDTRRGLDALEYLLFNESLAHSCSSDALAPSGWNARPEAERLAARCSFAVEVANDLTHSANELLTEWTAQDGFAAQLTSAGENSNTLFPTANDAINHISDSLFYIDSVTKDAKMAVPIGLQDNSCNLAPCINDIESTLSANALSNIKNNLIGFSHLFLGHRQNATDGLGFDDYLIAADAANAAQEMQANINAAIEAIDSAEHSFQHMIINDQQKAQDLHQHVKNVTDQLKTVFITTLALDLPETSAGDND; via the coding sequence ATGTTTAATAATCAGATAGTTAAATCGTCTTCTATCGCGTTAATTGCACTTTTTGCAATTTCTGGGTGCGGTGAAAGTACTAGTAGTTCAGAAGGTTCGCAATTTAGAACCAGCAGCAACGATAACACTACCACTTTCGATAAAAAAGCCATGATTACACAGATTGTCGATCAGGTTATTACCCCCACTTTTACTGACTTCAAAGCGTTAACTGAAGCACAAGTAAGTGCAACACTTGCATACTGCGACGCGGCAAAAAGTAACACTGACAACATTGCAGCGCTAAAAGAAGCCGCGCAGCAATCATGGCAAAATGCCATGAATACATGGCAACAAATAGAAGTCATGCAAGTAGGTCCTTTATTAACTGACGGCAGTAAACTACGTAATAAAATTTATTCTTGGCCACTGGTTGGACACTGCGCTGTTGATCAAGATGTTGCTCACTTTGAGAACGGTGAAATAAACGGTGTACCTTACGACATCACACGCCGTACCGACACTCGCCGAGGCTTAGATGCACTTGAATATTTATTATTTAATGAGAGCTTAGCTCATAGCTGTAGCAGTGACGCATTAGCACCGTCAGGTTGGAATGCGCGCCCTGAAGCAGAGCGATTAGCGGCAAGATGTTCGTTTGCGGTTGAAGTTGCTAACGATTTAACACATAGCGCAAACGAACTATTAACTGAATGGACGGCTCAAGATGGGTTCGCTGCTCAACTCACAAGTGCAGGTGAAAATAGTAATACGCTATTCCCAACAGCAAATGACGCTATTAATCATATCAGCGATAGCTTATTTTATATTGATAGTGTTACGAAAGACGCCAAAATGGCCGTACCAATTGGTTTGCAAGACAATAGCTGTAATTTAGCGCCTTGTATTAACGATATAGAGTCAACATTAAGCGCCAATGCGTTATCAAATATTAAAAACAACTTAATTGGTTTTTCTCACTTATTCTTGGGTCATCGACAAAACGCAACTGACGGATTAGGCTTCGATGATTACTTAATTGCGGCAGACGCTGCTAATGCTGCTCAAGAGATGCAAGCCAACATTAATGCTGCAATTGAAGCAATTGATAGTGCTGAGCATTCATTTCAGCATATGATTATTAATGATCAGCAAAAAGCGCAAGACCTTCATCAGCACGTCAAAAATGTTACCGATCAACTGAAAACCGTTTTTATCACCACCTTAGCATTGGACTTACCTGAAACGTCAGCAGGAGATAACGACTAA
- a CDS encoding DUF4856 domain-containing protein: protein MKAFKKSLIATTVILLTSGLTACGGSSSSDTPATETPTNTAPTAITLSSATVSENAAGATIGTLSATDANSTDTFTYSINDERFVISGNELKLAESTSLNFEQTNSVDVDVTVTDSANNSLTKTLTITVEDVLDVYAFTSNFTNESSVNYSGQIARHVLISELTNYISSGLKADLDAGELTNKADVVAKLMSLYKVTSEEYDLVLGERALTITASPETKQKTLKDISSSKKDLSGKIAGNDATGQHKDWSTDFEGWGAKGAYTPESLVELYFDMLGDHAQAYLDGAIRQDALGNDINKIYLTANGQDLKQLVQKFLLGAVAFSQGADDYLDDDVAGKGLLSDNTQQVDGKAYTALEHNYDEGFGYFGAARDYLDYSDDEIAAKDGREDWQGHHDTDGDAMIDLNSEYNFGNSTNAAKRDRGTKDNTNATDFTANAMNAFLKGREIITNAGATALTDEQMSELKAQRDIALSNWEMSISATVVHYINDVLADYDAFGSDDFNYENLAKHWSELKGFSLGLQFNPHSPVSDENYTTMQSLIGDMPELNAEAIATYRAKLITARALLQDAYGFDSENVENW from the coding sequence ATGAAAGCATTTAAAAAGTCATTGATTGCAACAACTGTTATTTTGCTTACTTCTGGTCTTACCGCATGTGGCGGAAGCTCTTCATCAGACACTCCTGCTACAGAAACGCCTACCAATACAGCGCCAACAGCGATCACACTTTCATCTGCTACTGTTTCAGAAAATGCAGCTGGAGCGACGATTGGAACACTAAGTGCAACTGATGCAAACAGCACTGACACATTCACTTATTCTATAAATGACGAACGTTTTGTTATTTCTGGAAACGAACTAAAACTTGCAGAGTCTACTTCACTTAACTTTGAACAAACAAATAGTGTTGATGTAGATGTAACTGTAACAGACAGCGCAAATAATAGTTTAACAAAAACTCTTACCATCACTGTTGAAGACGTATTAGACGTATATGCTTTTACAAGCAATTTCACCAATGAATCTAGCGTAAATTACAGCGGTCAAATTGCTCGTCATGTTTTAATTTCAGAGTTAACTAACTACATTTCTTCTGGCTTGAAAGCCGATTTAGATGCAGGTGAGCTTACTAATAAAGCGGATGTTGTCGCAAAGCTTATGTCACTATATAAAGTGACCAGCGAAGAATATGATTTAGTACTGGGTGAACGTGCTCTTACAATTACAGCCTCTCCTGAAACCAAACAAAAAACCCTGAAAGACATTTCCTCTTCTAAGAAAGACTTAAGCGGTAAAATTGCAGGCAACGACGCAACTGGTCAACATAAAGACTGGAGCACAGACTTTGAAGGTTGGGGAGCAAAAGGCGCTTATACGCCAGAATCACTCGTTGAATTATATTTCGATATGTTAGGCGATCACGCACAAGCATATTTAGATGGTGCTATTCGCCAAGATGCATTAGGTAACGACATTAACAAAATTTACCTAACGGCTAATGGTCAAGATTTAAAGCAACTAGTACAAAAGTTTTTACTAGGCGCGGTTGCATTCTCACAAGGCGCTGACGACTATTTAGATGATGATGTTGCAGGCAAAGGATTGTTGTCTGACAATACTCAACAAGTTGACGGTAAAGCTTACACCGCACTAGAGCATAATTACGACGAAGGTTTTGGTTACTTTGGCGCGGCTCGTGACTATTTAGATTACTCTGATGACGAAATTGCCGCAAAAGATGGCCGTGAAGATTGGCAAGGTCACCACGATACTGATGGTGATGCAATGATCGACCTGAATTCAGAGTACAACTTCGGTAACTCTACTAATGCAGCAAAGCGTGATCGTGGTACGAAAGACAATACTAACGCAACCGACTTCACAGCAAATGCAATGAACGCGTTCTTAAAAGGTCGTGAAATCATTACTAATGCTGGTGCAACAGCACTTACAGATGAACAAATGAGCGAGCTTAAAGCACAGCGCGATATTGCTCTAAGTAACTGGGAAATGTCTATTTCTGCAACGGTTGTTCATTATATCAACGACGTATTAGCAGATTATGATGCATTTGGCAGTGACGATTTCAATTATGAAAATCTTGCTAAACACTGGTCAGAGCTAAAAGGGTTTTCATTGGGCTTACAGTTTAACCCTCACTCTCCCGTTTCTGATGAAAATTATACAACTATGCAGTCACTCATTGGTGATATGCCAGAATTAAATGCTGAAGCAATTGCAACTTACCGCGCAAAATTAATCACTGCGCGTGCTTTATTACAAGATGCATACGGATTTGATTCAGAAAATGTTGAGAACTGGTAA
- a CDS encoding 1-acylglycerol-3-phosphate O-acyltransferase, which translates to MLAVIRLLILALFFVMSTIAMMLFCIIRPFHRNNVYHVAKLYGSMHKLFGVELEVRKHPSIKSDEQYVYIANHQNNYDLFTISAAVQPRTVSIGKKSLKWVPFFGWIYWLSGNILIDRNNRSRAAGTISQAANKIKDNKLSIWMFPEGTRSYGKGLLPFKTGAFHTAVQADVAMVPVCMNSTCKRISLNKWNNGKVIVEMLEPIKLPNNAKENIREITNQTHALMHDKIKQLDAEVGIKE; encoded by the coding sequence GTGTTAGCCGTTATACGTTTACTTATTCTTGCTTTATTTTTTGTAATGTCGACGATTGCGATGATGTTATTTTGCATAATAAGGCCATTTCATCGAAACAATGTATACCATGTTGCAAAGCTATATGGTTCGATGCATAAACTTTTTGGCGTTGAGCTTGAAGTGCGTAAACACCCTTCAATTAAAAGCGATGAACAATATGTCTATATTGCGAATCATCAAAATAATTATGATTTATTTACAATCTCTGCGGCGGTTCAACCACGCACGGTAAGTATTGGTAAAAAAAGTTTAAAATGGGTGCCATTTTTTGGTTGGATTTATTGGCTAAGCGGCAACATCCTTATTGATAGAAATAATCGCTCTCGTGCAGCAGGCACCATTTCTCAAGCTGCTAATAAAATAAAAGATAATAAATTATCTATTTGGATGTTCCCAGAAGGAACGCGTAGTTATGGTAAAGGTTTATTGCCATTTAAAACAGGGGCATTCCATACTGCGGTACAAGCTGACGTTGCTATGGTGCCAGTATGTATGAACTCAACCTGCAAACGTATTTCATTAAATAAATGGAATAACGGCAAAGTGATTGTTGAAATGTTAGAGCCGATAAAACTGCCGAACAATGCCAAAGAAAATATACGAGAAATCACCAATCAAACCCATGCACTAATGCACGATAAAATTAAGCAATTAGATGCCGAAGTGGGCATAAAGGAATAA
- the rraB gene encoding ribonuclease E inhibitor RraB, translating to MQDWQEFTVKIIDELLEDGSDPDALHTIEHHFSAERFDILEKAAVVAFKQGYDVGEPEEFELEDGSRVLGFDIVIEQPLEEELMLEDVNKLVQFAKETNIEYDGWGTYFEDGTNQQ from the coding sequence ATGCAAGACTGGCAAGAATTTACTGTAAAAATTATTGATGAACTTTTAGAAGATGGAAGCGATCCAGATGCGCTACACACGATTGAGCATCACTTTTCTGCCGAGCGATTTGATATACTTGAAAAGGCTGCTGTAGTGGCATTTAAACAAGGTTATGACGTGGGAGAGCCGGAAGAGTTTGAATTGGAAGATGGCAGCCGAGTGCTAGGCTTTGATATTGTTATTGAACAACCACTTGAAGAAGAGTTAATGCTTGAAGATGTGAATAAACTGGTGCAATTTGCCAAAGAAACAAATATTGAATATGACGGCTGGGGCACATACTTCGAAGATGGTACAAACCAACAGTAA